A stretch of the Streptomyces sp. WMMB303 genome encodes the following:
- a CDS encoding GntR family transcriptional regulator, with protein MTPPVVQSLREQIREHLVEGIVSGRWKPGERIVERRIAVELEVSQTPVREALRELEALRLIESAPNKGVRVRELSAADLEEIYPVRAGLEQIAAELAVPRLAGDVSALRPHVEALYEADRLGDGEAQVRHTVAFHRELVRAAGNSVLLHTWEGLGIEVWTALSIRWLGTVQESYAEEHEAVMAAIERRDPQIGALVKEHVLGCAPAPRD; from the coding sequence ATGACCCCGCCCGTCGTCCAGTCGCTGCGCGAGCAGATCCGCGAGCATCTCGTGGAGGGGATCGTCAGCGGGCGGTGGAAGCCCGGCGAGCGGATCGTGGAGCGGCGGATCGCGGTGGAGCTGGAGGTCAGCCAGACGCCGGTGCGGGAGGCGCTGCGGGAGCTGGAGGCGCTGCGGCTGATCGAGTCGGCACCGAACAAGGGCGTGCGGGTGCGCGAGCTGTCGGCGGCGGACCTGGAGGAGATCTACCCGGTGCGGGCCGGGCTGGAGCAGATCGCCGCCGAGTTGGCGGTGCCCCGGCTGGCCGGGGACGTGTCCGCGCTGCGGCCCCATGTGGAGGCGCTGTACGAGGCGGACCGGCTCGGGGACGGGGAGGCCCAGGTGCGGCACACGGTGGCCTTCCACCGGGAGCTGGTGCGTGCCGCGGGCAACAGTGTGCTGCTGCACACCTGGGAGGGGCTGGGGATCGAGGTGTGGACGGCGCTGTCGATCCGCTGGCTCGGCACGGTGCAGGAGTCGTACGCGGAGGAGCACGAGGCGGTCATGGCGGCCATCGAGCGCCGCGACCCGCAGATCGGCGCGCTGGTCAAGGAGCACGTGCTGGGCTGCGCGCCCGCTCCGCGGGACTGA